Genomic window (Streptomyces sp. TG1A-60):
CAACTGTTCCAAAACGAGTTGGTGATGCCGTCCAACCCTTCTCCTGTATCCGGGGTCTGACCGTGTGGTGGTGGACCAGCACCGCCACAGATGGATGACCAGCACCGCCACAGATGGACGACCGGAGAAACAGGGGGTTCGGGGGACGCATGCACATTTCCTTCCTGATACACAACGCGTACGGAATCGGGGGAACGATCCGCACGACGTGCAACCTGGCGAACACCCTGGCCGAACAGCACGACGTGGAGATCGTCTCCGTCTTCCGCCACCGAGACGAGCCGGTCTTCGACGTGGACCCGAGGGTCCGGCTGCGTGGACTCGTCGACATCCGGGAGGGCGGCGCCGACAGGGACCATGCCGACCTGCGGCGCCCCGCCAGGGTCTTCCCGCGAGCCGAGGGCCGCTACCACCAGTACAGCGCCCTGACCGACCGGCGCGTCGCCGAGCACCTCGCCTCGGTCGACGCGGACGTCCTGGTCGGCACCCGGCCCGGACTGAACGTGCACATGGCCCGGCAGACCCGCCACGGCCCGATCCGGGTCGGCCAGGAGCACCTCACGCTCGACAGCCACTCCCCGGCCCTGCGCGCCACCCTGCGCGGCGTCTACCCGCGGCTCGACGCGCTCACCACGACCACCGAGGCGGACGCGCGCGCGTACGGCTCGAAGATGCGGCTGCCGGGCGTCCGCCTGCAGGCCGTGCCCAATCCGGTGCCCCCGCCGGGCGTCGACCCCGCCGACGGCACCGGCAAGTGGGTCGTCGCCGCCGGACGGCTCGCCCCCGTCAAGCGCTACGACCTGCTCGTCAAGGCCTTCGACAAGGTGCGCGACGAGCAGCCCGAATGGCGGCTGCGGATCTACGGCGGCGGCAA
Coding sequences:
- a CDS encoding glycosyltransferase family 4 protein, with protein sequence MHISFLIHNAYGIGGTIRTTCNLANTLAEQHDVEIVSVFRHRDEPVFDVDPRVRLRGLVDIREGGADRDHADLRRPARVFPRAEGRYHQYSALTDRRVAEHLASVDADVLVGTRPGLNVHMARQTRHGPIRVGQEHLTLDSHSPALRATLRGVYPRLDALTTTTEADARAYGSKMRLPGVRLQAVPNPVPPPGVDPADGTGKWVVAAGRLAPVKRYDLLVKAFDKVRDEQPEWRLRIYGGGKQKDKLRALIDRLGLYNHVYLMGPANPIEPEWAKGSVAAVTSSLESFGMTIVEAMRCGLPVVSTNCPHGPGEIIDDGVDGRLVEVGSVQAIADGLLELINDDDKRQRMAHAALKDSERFDPSRIAERYETLFGDLTARGAVSSSVGRMRGSLHRTRGALLGQAYAVRDAGRSAFKRARTA